The following are encoded together in the Methylomonas methanica MC09 genome:
- a CDS encoding type IV pilus twitching motility protein PilT, with protein MDIAELLTFSVKNKASDLHLSAGLPPMIRVDGDIRRINIPALDHKEVHALIYDIMNDKQRRDYEEFLETDFSFALPGVARFRVNAFNQDRGAGAVFRTIPSKVLTLEELGAPKFFEEVCTKPRGLILVTGPTGSGKSTTLAAMINHINNSDYSHILTVEDPIEFVHESQKSLINQREVHRDTLGFNEALRSALREDPDIILVGEMRDLETIRLALTAAETGHLVFGTLHTTSAAKTIDRIIDVFPAAEKDMIRSMLSESLQAVISQTLLKKVGGGRIAAHEIMVGTAAIRNLIREAKVAQMYSAIQTGRKDGMQTLDQNLKELVDKGLVTAKAAMVKAVNKDLFR; from the coding sequence ATGGACATCGCCGAATTATTGACTTTTTCCGTAAAAAACAAAGCCTCGGATTTACATTTGTCCGCCGGTTTGCCGCCCATGATTCGGGTCGATGGCGATATCCGCCGTATCAATATTCCGGCCTTGGATCACAAAGAAGTTCACGCGTTGATTTACGACATCATGAACGACAAACAGCGCCGCGATTACGAAGAATTCCTGGAAACCGATTTTTCGTTTGCACTACCCGGCGTGGCGCGTTTCCGGGTCAACGCCTTCAATCAGGACAGGGGCGCCGGCGCCGTGTTCCGGACCATTCCGTCCAAGGTATTAACCCTGGAAGAGCTGGGCGCACCCAAATTTTTCGAGGAAGTGTGTACCAAACCGCGCGGCCTAATTTTGGTGACAGGCCCTACCGGCTCCGGCAAATCCACCACGCTGGCCGCCATGATCAACCATATCAACAATAGCGATTATTCGCATATCCTCACCGTCGAAGATCCGATCGAATTCGTACACGAAAGCCAAAAATCGCTGATCAACCAACGCGAGGTTCATCGTGATACCCTCGGTTTTAACGAAGCGTTACGCTCGGCGCTACGGGAAGACCCGGACATTATCCTGGTCGGCGAGATGCGGGATTTGGAAACCATTCGACTGGCGCTTACCGCCGCCGAAACCGGCCACTTGGTGTTCGGCACCCTGCATACCACCTCGGCGGCCAAAACCATAGACCGTATCATCGACGTGTTCCCGGCCGCGGAAAAAGATATGATACGCTCCATGTTGTCGGAATCCTTGCAGGCGGTAATTTCGCAAACGCTGTTGAAAAAAGTCGGCGGCGGCCGGATTGCCGCGCATGAAATCATGGTCGGCACGGCGGCAATTCGCAACCTGATCCGCGAAGCCAAGGTGGCGCAAATGTATTCTGCAATTCAAACCGGACGCAAAGACGGCATGCAGACGCTGGACCAAAATCTGAAAGAATTGGTCGACAAAGGCTTGGTGACCGCCAAAGCCGCCATGGTGAAAGCCGTTAATAAAGACCTGTTCCGTTAA
- a CDS encoding NADP-dependent isocitrate dehydrogenase has protein sequence MKKIHVENPVVEIDGDEMTRIIWHFIKDQLILPYLGLTIDYYDLSIQQRDATDDQITVDAANAIKRHGVGIKCATITPDEARVDEFGLKKMYKSPNGTIRNILDGTVFREPIICQNVPRLVPNWTQPICIGRHAFGDQYRATDFVTQGKGTLRISFTPDDGGAEQAFEVYHFEGDGVALAMYNTDESIAGFARSCFNVALDRGWPLYLSTKNTILKKYDGRFKDIFEAIYQAEYKQQFVAKGIVYEHKLIDDMVASALKWNGAFVWACKNYDGDVQSDTVAQGFGSLGLMTSTLVTPDGKIMEAEAAHGTVTRHYRMHQQGKKTSTNPIASIFAWTRGLAFRGKLDGNDALIKFCETLEKVCVDTVEAGKMTKDLALCIYGDAVNESHYLSTEAFLEALRANLEKSLHG, from the coding sequence ATGAAAAAAATACACGTCGAAAATCCGGTCGTTGAAATCGATGGCGATGAGATGACCCGCATCATTTGGCATTTCATAAAGGATCAGTTGATCTTGCCTTACTTGGGGTTAACGATAGATTATTACGATTTGAGCATCCAACAACGCGACGCTACGGACGACCAAATCACGGTAGATGCCGCAAATGCGATCAAACGGCATGGCGTCGGCATCAAATGCGCGACGATTACGCCGGACGAGGCCAGAGTGGACGAGTTTGGTTTAAAAAAAATGTATAAGTCTCCTAACGGTACCATTCGAAATATTCTGGATGGAACGGTGTTTCGGGAACCCATTATTTGCCAAAACGTGCCAAGGCTGGTGCCCAACTGGACCCAGCCCATCTGTATCGGGCGTCACGCCTTCGGTGACCAATATCGGGCTACCGACTTTGTCACCCAAGGAAAAGGAACGCTGCGCATCAGTTTTACCCCGGACGATGGCGGCGCAGAGCAAGCATTCGAGGTTTATCATTTCGAGGGGGATGGTGTGGCGCTGGCCATGTACAACACGGACGAATCGATAGCCGGATTTGCCCGCAGTTGTTTTAATGTGGCCTTGGATAGAGGCTGGCCGCTGTATTTATCGACTAAAAATACCATCTTAAAAAAATATGACGGCCGATTTAAAGATATTTTCGAAGCCATTTATCAGGCTGAATACAAACAACAATTTGTAGCCAAAGGTATCGTTTATGAGCATAAGTTGATCGACGATATGGTGGCATCGGCCTTAAAATGGAACGGCGCTTTTGTCTGGGCCTGCAAGAATTACGATGGCGATGTGCAATCCGATACCGTGGCGCAGGGCTTTGGTTCGTTAGGACTGATGACCTCCACGCTGGTAACGCCGGACGGAAAAATCATGGAAGCGGAAGCGGCGCACGGCACGGTCACCCGCCATTATCGTATGCATCAACAGGGTAAAAAAACCTCAACCAATCCTATCGCATCAATTTTCGCCTGGACCCGCGGACTGGCCTTTCGCGGAAAGCTGGACGGCAATGATGCATTGATTAAGTTTTGCGAAACTCTGGAAAAAGTCTGTGTCGATACGGTGGAGGCCGGCAAAATGACCAAGGATCTGGCACTGTGCATCTATGGCGACGCCGTGAACGAATCGCATTATTTAAGTACCGAGGCTTTTCTGGAAGCCCTGCGAGCCAATCTTGAGAAAAGCTTGCACGGTTAA
- the gmd gene encoding GDP-mannose 4,6-dehydratase has translation MEKRVALITGITGQDGSYLAEFLLEKGYEVHGIKRRASLFNTERVDHIYQDPHVKDPKFYLHYGDLTDSSNLTRILKETNPTEVYNLGAMSHVAVSFESPEYTADVDAIGTLRILEAMRFLGMEKTARFYQASTSELYGLVQEIPQKETTPFYPRSPYAVAKLYAYWITVNYREAYGMYACNGILFNHESPRRGETFVTRKITRGLSNIAMGLEQCLYMGNMDSLRDWGHAKDYVRMQWMMLQQEQPEDFVIATGVQYSVRQFIEMSAQELGITLRWEGKGVDEKGYIAAVTGDKAPKVEVGQQIVAIDPRYFRPAEVETLLGDPTKAKEKLGWVPQITLQEMVGEMVAYDLEQAQKHALLQHQGYSVSVSKE, from the coding sequence ATGGAAAAGCGGGTTGCTTTAATAACAGGGATCACCGGTCAGGATGGTTCTTACCTGGCGGAATTTTTGTTGGAAAAAGGCTATGAAGTGCATGGTATCAAACGGCGGGCTTCGCTGTTTAACACCGAACGCGTCGATCACATTTATCAAGATCCGCACGTTAAAGACCCTAAGTTTTATCTGCATTACGGCGATTTGACCGATAGCTCCAATCTGACCCGTATCCTTAAAGAGACCAATCCTACCGAAGTGTATAACCTTGGGGCCATGAGCCATGTCGCCGTATCGTTCGAGTCGCCGGAATATACCGCCGATGTGGACGCTATCGGTACCTTGCGGATTCTCGAGGCCATGCGCTTTTTAGGTATGGAAAAAACCGCGCGCTTCTATCAGGCGTCCACGTCAGAGCTGTACGGATTGGTACAGGAAATCCCGCAAAAAGAAACCACGCCGTTTTATCCGCGTTCGCCCTATGCGGTGGCTAAGCTTTACGCTTACTGGATCACCGTCAACTACCGGGAAGCATACGGTATGTATGCCTGCAACGGCATTTTGTTTAACCACGAATCGCCGCGCCGGGGCGAAACCTTTGTGACCCGTAAAATCACACGCGGGTTGAGCAATATCGCAATGGGCTTGGAGCAGTGTCTCTACATGGGGAATATGGATTCATTGCGCGATTGGGGGCATGCCAAAGATTATGTGCGCATGCAATGGATGATGTTGCAACAGGAACAGCCGGAAGATTTTGTGATCGCGACCGGTGTGCAATACTCGGTGCGGCAGTTTATCGAAATGTCGGCACAGGAATTGGGTATCACGCTGCGTTGGGAAGGCAAGGGCGTAGACGAAAAAGGCTATATTGCAGCTGTAACCGGCGATAAAGCGCCAAAGGTCGAAGTGGGACAACAAATCGTGGCGATAGACCCGCGATATTTCCGTCCGGCCGAAGTGGAAACCTTACTGGGAGACCCTACCAAAGCCAAGGAAAAACTAGGTTGGGTGCCGCAAATTACCTTGCAGGAAATGGTCGGCGAAATGGTGGCTTACGATTTGGAACAAGCGCAAAAACACGCATTATTGCAACATCAGGGTTATAGCGTATCGGTCAGTAAGGAATAA
- the mltB gene encoding lytic murein transglycosylase B, translated as MKHVVNFSSRLCLGLSLLIFSGCANQPEKSQDFSRHARTPTQQIPPNQSRSATPDLRPLAGVGGYRAETVSGDYAGYQALNHFIDFMAQKHGFDPYYLAGLFSQAKRKQWTLDYLAKSDKSLKAQPGKGSWSRYRAKFLDTRHINSGVSFWHKHHNALQRASREYGVPAEYILGIMAVETTFGSYVGSHRVIDALTTLAFDYRRRGEYFRGELENFLVMARSEHIDPAKPVGSFAGAMGLGQFMPSSFLEWAVDFNGDGHRDLWNPIDSIGSVANYFAQHGWQPGQPVVSSVRGNPAAASNLEPGLDHVYTIESLQKSGLSLGTDCHCDAPLRLLWLRHNSNDEYRVGYPNFYVITRYNQSTHYAMAVHELAQAIKTAYHNGKKG; from the coding sequence ATGAAACATGTAGTTAATTTTTCAAGCCGTCTTTGTCTTGGCCTGAGTCTGCTGATATTTAGCGGTTGCGCCAATCAGCCGGAAAAATCGCAGGATTTCAGCCGGCACGCTCGAACACCGACTCAACAAATTCCTCCCAATCAGTCCAGATCGGCAACACCCGACTTGCGTCCATTGGCCGGAGTTGGCGGTTATAGAGCGGAAACGGTTTCAGGTGATTACGCCGGCTATCAAGCTCTAAATCATTTCATTGATTTCATGGCGCAAAAACACGGCTTTGATCCTTACTATCTGGCCGGCCTTTTTTCGCAAGCCAAGCGCAAACAATGGACCTTGGATTATCTTGCCAAATCCGATAAAAGCTTAAAAGCCCAACCCGGTAAAGGCAGCTGGTCCCGTTACCGGGCAAAATTCCTGGATACCCGGCATATCAACAGCGGTGTGAGTTTTTGGCATAAACACCATAACGCCTTACAACGCGCCAGCCGTGAATATGGGGTACCCGCCGAATATATTCTGGGCATCATGGCGGTCGAAACCACTTTTGGCAGCTATGTCGGCAGCCACCGCGTCATAGATGCGTTGACTACTTTAGCCTTCGATTACCGACGGCGCGGCGAATACTTTCGTGGCGAACTGGAAAACTTTTTGGTCATGGCGCGTAGCGAGCATATCGACCCAGCCAAACCGGTCGGCTCCTTCGCCGGCGCAATGGGACTTGGACAATTCATGCCCAGCAGCTTTCTGGAATGGGCCGTTGATTTCAACGGCGACGGACATCGCGACTTGTGGAACCCGATAGACAGCATCGGCAGCGTTGCCAACTATTTTGCCCAACACGGCTGGCAACCCGGACAGCCGGTAGTTTCGTCGGTTCGCGGTAATCCCGCCGCCGCTAGTAACCTTGAACCCGGCCTGGATCACGTATATACGATAGAATCCTTACAGAAATCCGGCTTATCACTCGGCACCGACTGTCACTGTGACGCGCCCTTACGCCTGCTTTGGCTACGGCACAATAGTAACGACGAGTACCGCGTCGGCTACCCCAATTTTTACGTCATCACCCGATACAATCAGAGCACCCACTACGCCATGGCCGTTCACGAACTGGCTCAGGCAATTAAGACCGCTTACCACAACGGTAAAAAAGGATAA
- a CDS encoding LuxR C-terminal-related transcriptional regulator, producing MQNPINPVPSPRTVIVLDDQVFYRDILVRLLDMQTHLEVIGQADFSDQAMSMILNLEPDIILAAPCQKPQTNLFFIEQLVSRRQDICILLIASSCDTEDLVKFICSGVSGIFLKARNFEILLKAIDRVLAGELWFERTLLKSIVDTADKIPPAQPPANTIDNTNNKLDGLSRRELQIVELVVQGQNTNSIAKTLAISEKTVRNHIYSIYGKLEVSDRLELARFASQTN from the coding sequence ATGCAAAACCCTATCAATCCCGTCCCCTCCCCCCGAACTGTCATTGTGCTTGATGATCAGGTTTTCTACCGAGACATCCTGGTCAGGTTATTGGATATGCAAACGCATCTTGAGGTTATCGGCCAAGCCGACTTTTCCGACCAAGCGATGTCGATGATCCTCAACCTTGAACCCGACATCATTTTAGCCGCCCCCTGCCAGAAGCCGCAGACCAATCTTTTCTTCATAGAACAACTAGTCTCACGACGTCAAGACATATGCATTTTATTGATCGCCTCGTCTTGCGACACGGAAGATTTAGTAAAATTTATTTGCTCGGGGGTTTCGGGAATATTTTTGAAGGCTCGAAATTTTGAGATCTTACTAAAGGCTATCGATAGAGTATTAGCCGGCGAGTTGTGGTTTGAGCGTACCTTGCTGAAATCTATTGTCGACACCGCAGATAAAATACCGCCCGCTCAACCGCCCGCCAATACCATTGACAACACTAACAACAAGCTTGACGGTTTATCCAGACGCGAACTACAGATTGTAGAATTAGTGGTTCAGGGACAAAATACCAATTCAATCGCTAAAACCTTGGCAATTAGCGAAAAAACGGTACGTAATCACATTTACTCGATTTATGGCAAACTGGAAGTTAGCGATCGCCTGGAGCTGGCAAGATTCGCGTCCCAGACAAACTAG
- a CDS encoding PilT/PilU family type 4a pilus ATPase: MDFKALLALMVEKKASDLFITAGKPPCMKIDGKVVDVSKNFLTADQSLKVVLSIMEQRQKDEFEHTKECQFAMGVEGLGRFRVSAFTQRDAAGMVLRRIETHIPSSEDLHLPPVLKELIMYKRGLVMFVGATGTGKSTSLAALIRHRNENSNGHIITIEDPIEFVHQHKGCIITQREVGLDTESYEVALKNTLRQAPDVILIGEVRTKETMQHAITFAETGHLCLCTLHANNANQALDRILHFFPEEMHGQIFMDLSLNLRGIVAQQLVKRADGKGRYPAIEILLNTPLVSDLIRKGEVHKLKELMKNSREHGMQTFDQALYDLYTAGKISYEDALNAADSRNEVRLMIKLGAENADFDDGDMKLSETDEDNGSLYR, translated from the coding sequence ATGGACTTCAAAGCACTATTGGCCTTGATGGTGGAAAAAAAGGCATCGGATTTGTTCATCACGGCCGGTAAGCCGCCCTGCATGAAAATCGACGGCAAAGTAGTGGATGTCTCGAAAAACTTTCTAACAGCCGATCAATCGCTAAAAGTGGTGCTCAGCATCATGGAACAACGCCAGAAAGACGAATTCGAACATACCAAGGAATGCCAGTTCGCCATGGGCGTTGAAGGCTTGGGGCGTTTCAGGGTCAGCGCATTTACCCAACGCGATGCGGCCGGCATGGTGTTGCGCCGTATCGAAACCCATATCCCTTCTTCCGAAGACCTGCATTTACCGCCGGTCCTGAAAGAGCTGATCATGTACAAACGCGGCCTGGTAATGTTTGTGGGCGCAACCGGTACCGGTAAATCCACCTCGTTGGCAGCCTTAATTCGTCACCGCAACGAAAACAGCAACGGTCATATCATTACCATCGAAGACCCGATCGAATTTGTACATCAGCATAAAGGCTGCATCATCACGCAACGCGAAGTTGGATTGGATACCGAGTCTTACGAGGTTGCGCTGAAAAATACCTTGCGGCAAGCGCCGGATGTAATATTAATCGGCGAGGTCAGGACCAAGGAAACCATGCAACACGCCATTACCTTTGCCGAAACCGGCCATTTGTGTTTATGTACTTTACATGCGAATAATGCCAATCAGGCATTGGACCGAATCCTGCATTTTTTTCCAGAAGAAATGCACGGGCAAATCTTTATGGATCTGTCGCTGAATTTACGCGGTATCGTCGCTCAACAGCTCGTCAAGCGCGCCGACGGCAAGGGCCGTTATCCGGCAATTGAAATTTTATTGAATACGCCGCTGGTTTCGGACTTGATTCGCAAGGGCGAAGTGCATAAGCTAAAAGAATTAATGAAAAACTCCCGCGAGCACGGCATGCAGACCTTCGATCAGGCCTTATACGACCTGTATACCGCCGGGAAAATCAGCTACGAAGACGCATTGAATGCGGCCGATTCCCGTAATGAGGTCCGCTTGATGATCAAACTCGGTGCCGAAAATGCCGATTTCGATGACGGCGACATGAAACTGTCCGAGACCGATGAAGACAACGGCAGTCTTTACCGATAA
- a CDS encoding TraR/DksA family transcriptional regulator — translation MTEYQDVRNHLINMLEELDDRLGKITDDVKHIDKPLEQDFSEQATEVANDEVLDALGNAARDEVEKIKQAISRIDDGSYGICLTCGEPIRKERLLALPYANRCIHCAERNEHH, via the coding sequence ATGACAGAATATCAAGACGTGCGCAATCATCTCATCAACATGCTCGAAGAACTGGATGACCGACTGGGCAAAATCACCGACGATGTTAAGCATATCGACAAACCGCTGGAGCAGGATTTTTCGGAACAGGCGACCGAAGTCGCAAACGATGAAGTTTTAGACGCCCTCGGCAATGCTGCCCGGGATGAAGTAGAAAAAATCAAACAAGCTATCTCGCGTATCGATGACGGCAGCTACGGTATTTGTCTAACCTGCGGAGAACCTATCAGAAAGGAACGGCTTCTGGCTTTACCCTATGCCAACCGCTGCATTCATTGTGCCGAACGCAATGAACATCATTAA